In a single window of the Populus alba chromosome 16, ASM523922v2, whole genome shotgun sequence genome:
- the LOC118035915 gene encoding probable WRKY transcription factor 33, producing the protein MASSASASISNSMNSPSNFSFSTQFMTSSSSPSSFTNLLSGNNKDMDNLSWGLYDHGTSDRFGIEIPNYKSFQPLSPPPVSPSSYFAIPPGLSPTELLDSPVLFPTSNGLASPTTGAFAGQTFNWRGNSNDNQQGVSGEEKNYSDFSFPTQTRPPAISSSFFQSSSNSVTVEKSLKRKQEEWNFDQLKQTDFSSDQKTGVKSEFAPEQSFSSELVPLQANMKSVNTAAQPSFNQYNQSAHYMRENKKSDDGYNWRKYGQKQVKGSENPRSYYKCTYPNCPTKKKVERSLDGQITEIVYKGSHNHPKLQSSRRSSSQLVQPSGGASSEISDQSVAPVESSMMQEDSSISLGEDEFDQSSSMNSGEEDNANEPDAKRWQGQNENDSILGAGSRTVREPRIVVQTTSDIDILDDGYRWRKYGQKVVKGNPNPRSYYKCTSVGCPVRKHVERASQDLRAVITTYEGKHNHDVPAARGSGYMNKAPSITNITANAPIPIRPSVMANHSNQTSYPNSLHGTRSLPASGSHAPFTLEMLQSQGSFEYSSFGKQNGTYMNQTQYSEGVFPRAKEEPKNDSFFDPFLN; encoded by the exons ATGGCATCCTCGGCTTCTGCGAGCATATCAAATTCTATGAATTCTCCATCTAACTTTTCTTTCTCGACCCAGTTCAtgacttcttcttcctctccttcttcttttactaATCTTCTTTCTGGTAATAACAAAGACATGGACAACCTTAGCTGGGGACTTTATGACCATGGAACGAGTGACAGATTTGGTATTGAAATCCCAAACTATAAGTCATTTCAACCCTTGTCTCCTCCCCCggtttctccttcttcttaCTTTGCCATTCCTCCTGGTTTAAGCCCAACTGAGCTCTTGGACTCACCCGTGCTTTTCCCTACTTCCAAT GGGCTTGCATCTCCTACAACTGGGGCTTTTGCTGGTCAAACCTTCAACTGGAGGGGTAATTCTAATGACAATCAGCAAGGTGTTAGTGGAGAAGAGAAAAACTACAGTGATTTCTCTTTCCCAACCCAGACAAGGCCTCCTGCAATTTCATCGTCCTTCTTTCAATCTTCTTCAAACAGTGTTACAGTG GAGAAATCCCTGAAAAGGAAACAAGAAGAATGGAACTTTGACCAATTAAAGCAAACTGACTTTTCATCAGATCAGAAAACAGGAGTAAAATCAGAATTTGCACCAGAGCAGAGTTTCTCCTCGGAGTTGGTGCCACTCCAAGCTAACATGAAAAGTGTTAACACTGCTGCTCAACCAAGTTTCAACCAATACAATCAATCAGCTCATTATATGAGAGAGAATAAAAAGTCTGATGATGGATACAACTGGAGAAAATATGGACAAAAGCAAGTGAAAGGGAGTGAGAATCCTAGGAGTTATTACAAGTGCACATATCCGAATTGCCCGACAAAGAAAAAGGTGGAGAGATCTTTGGATGGACAGATTACTGAAATAGTTTATAAAGGAAGTCACAACCATCCCAAGCTTCAATCCAGCAGAAGATCATCCTCTCAATTAGTTCAGCCTTCTGGAGGTGCCAGCTCAGAAATCTCTGATCAATCAGTAGCACCAGTAGAGTCTAGCATGATGCAGGAGGACTCTTCGATTTCGCTTGGGGAGGATGAATTTGACCAAAGTTCATCAATGAATTCAGGAGAAGAGGACAATGCAAATGAACCCGATGCCAAAAGATG GCAAGGACAGAACGAAAACGATAGTATTTTAGGTGCTGGGAGCAGGACTGTTAGAGAACCTAGAATTGTGGTTCAAACAACAAGTGACATTGACATACTTGATGATGGCTATAGGTGGCGAAAATATGGGCAGAAAGTCGTCAAGGGAAATCCGAATCCAAG GAGCTACTACAAATGCACATCTGTTGGTTGTCCTGTGAGGAAACATGTAGAGCGAGCATCACAGGATTTGAGAGCTGTGATTACAACTTATGAAGGAAAACACAACCATGATGTTCCAGCCGCCCGCGGCAGCGGCTACATGAACAAAGCTCCATCCATTACTAACATTACTGCCAATGCACCGATCCCTATAAGGCCTTCCGTCATGGCCAATCATTCTAACCAGACAAGTTATCCAAACTCCCTTCACGGCACAAGATCATTACCAGCATCAGGAAGTCATGCACCATTTACCCTCGAAATGTTACAGAGTCAAGGGAGTTTTGAATACTCAAGTTTTGGAAAGCAGAATGGCACCTACATGAACCAAACACAATACTCCGAGGGTGTCTTCCCTAGAGCCAAGGAAGAGCCAAAGAATGACTCATTTTTTGATCCCTTCCTTAACTAA